A genomic segment from Clostridium pasteurianum BC1 encodes:
- a CDS encoding anti-sigma-I factor RsgI family protein → MITRFKSALDQIKVEDALISKTEVYLKDSLTKNRNSKINEFIKWRLVPLKKKLAIATCCLVVLLTLGVGSGVYSYYQTPVSYLSLDINPSVELGINTFGRVVKAEGYNNDGKNILNGINVKGSDITTAVDTLVTSAVKNGYIAKDGSTVISFTSETDDKNTATNLETEAETGANEALTTSGEKAEVLKDNVALARRDEARKLGITPGKLNLIQKLQKVDPTATVDQYKDAKVKDIMKAIQNNTDNGAVNNNDKGTVDNKDEGTVNNTDNGAVNNKDEDAVNNNDKGTVESKKQTIDKGNTVDTTKSVKNDNVDNGHGKGNNGKGK, encoded by the coding sequence ATGATTACTCGTTTTAAATCTGCGTTAGATCAAATTAAAGTTGAAGACGCCTTAATAAGTAAAACTGAAGTGTATCTAAAAGATTCACTGACAAAGAATCGGAATTCTAAAATTAATGAATTTATAAAGTGGAGGTTAGTGCCTTTGAAGAAGAAATTAGCAATAGCTACTTGTTGTTTGGTAGTTCTATTAACTCTTGGGGTGGGTAGCGGAGTATATAGTTATTACCAAACACCAGTATCATATCTTAGCTTAGACATTAATCCAAGTGTGGAATTAGGAATTAACACATTTGGCAGAGTAGTAAAAGCTGAGGGATACAATAATGACGGTAAGAATATATTAAATGGAATAAATGTGAAAGGTTCAGATATTACAACAGCTGTTGATACATTGGTTACATCTGCTGTTAAAAATGGATACATAGCTAAAGATGGTTCAACAGTTATTTCTTTTACATCTGAAACAGATGATAAAAATACTGCAACTAACCTTGAAACTGAGGCAGAAACCGGAGCAAACGAAGCTTTAACAACCAGTGGGGAAAAAGCAGAGGTTTTAAAAGATAACGTTGCATTAGCTCGCAGGGATGAAGCAAGAAAATTAGGAATTACACCAGGGAAGCTTAACCTTATTCAAAAGTTACAAAAAGTAGATCCAACGGCAACAGTAGACCAATATAAAGACGCAAAAGTTAAAGATATAATGAAAGCTATACAAAACAATACTGATAATGGTGCTGTAAATAATAATGATAAAGGTACTGTGGATAATAAAGATGAAGGTACCGTAAATAATACTGATAATGGTGCTGTGAATAATAAAGACGAAGATGCCGTAAATAATAATGATAAAGGTACTGTAGAAAGCAAAAAACAAACTATAGATAAAGGTAATACAGTAGATACCACAAAATCAGTTAAAAATGATAATGTAGATAATGGTCATGGCAAAGGTAATAATGGTAAAGGTAAATAA
- a CDS encoding RNA polymerase sigma factor, with the protein MKPTFLDINKEIEVALKKYSDMVYRICFLYLHNSAEVDDVFQEVFLKLLQNKTKTTFESAEHEKAWIIRVTINKCKDVLKSFWKKNIDSIENMELPFEDKAENELMQVVLSLPEKYKNVIYLYYYEDYTVPEIAKMLKKNENTIYSNLRRARALIKQKLGGKEHDYSF; encoded by the coding sequence ATGAAGCCTACATTTCTTGATATCAATAAGGAAATTGAAGTTGCACTAAAGAAATACTCTGACATGGTTTATCGAATATGTTTTTTATATCTACATAACAGTGCAGAGGTTGATGATGTATTTCAGGAAGTATTCTTAAAACTATTGCAAAATAAAACTAAAACTACTTTTGAAAGTGCTGAACATGAAAAAGCATGGATAATAAGAGTTACAATCAATAAGTGTAAGGATGTATTAAAAAGCTTTTGGAAGAAGAACATCGATTCTATTGAAAATATGGAATTACCATTTGAAGATAAAGCTGAAAATGAACTTATGCAGGTGGTTTTATCCCTTCCAGAAAAATACAAGAATGTTATCTACCTATATTACTATGAGGATTATACTGTGCCCGAAATTGCAAAGATGTTAAAGAAAAATGAAAATACCATATACTCTAACTTACGTAGAGCAAGGGCACTTATTAAACAAAAATTAGGGGGTAAGGAACATGATTACTCGTTTTAA
- a CDS encoding fructose bisphosphate aldolase, giving the protein MNENQMNRMHTGKGFIAALDQSGGSTPKALLQYGVLERNYSNDEEMFDLVHEMRKRIIKSPAFTSEYILGAILFENTMYRTIDGQYTADYLWKQKNIVPFLKVDKGLTELEDGVQLMKPITDLNELLKKAAEKNIFGTKMRSVIREANSHGIKKVVDQQFEIGKQIAKFGLVPIIEPEVDIYSADKEESEKLLKLEISKQLSNLDQKTKVMLKLSIPIQDNFYSDLMDDPHVVRIVALSGGYSQAEANKKLACNHGLIASFSRALSQGLTAQQTEEEFNAMLSNSIKKIYEASIK; this is encoded by the coding sequence ATGAATGAAAATCAAATGAATCGAATGCATACAGGTAAAGGCTTTATTGCTGCACTTGATCAAAGTGGCGGAAGCACTCCAAAGGCACTACTACAGTATGGTGTTCTAGAAAGAAATTATTCTAATGATGAAGAGATGTTTGATTTAGTACACGAAATGCGAAAACGCATCATAAAGAGTCCTGCATTCACTTCGGAGTATATTTTGGGTGCTATTTTATTTGAAAACACAATGTATCGTACCATTGATGGTCAATATACTGCTGACTATCTTTGGAAGCAAAAGAATATTGTACCCTTTTTAAAGGTGGATAAAGGACTTACTGAACTTGAAGATGGTGTTCAGCTCATGAAACCAATAACTGATTTGAATGAACTTTTAAAGAAGGCCGCAGAAAAAAACATTTTTGGAACAAAAATGCGATCAGTTATTAGAGAAGCCAATTCTCATGGAATTAAAAAAGTGGTTGATCAGCAATTCGAAATTGGTAAACAAATCGCTAAGTTTGGTTTAGTTCCAATCATTGAACCAGAGGTTGATATTTACAGCGCTGATAAGGAAGAATCAGAAAAACTTTTAAAACTTGAAATTTCCAAACAATTATCAAATCTTGATCAGAAAACAAAAGTTATGCTTAAACTCTCAATACCAATACAGGATAATTTCTATAGTGATTTGATGGATGATCCACATGTTGTCCGAATCGTGGCTTTATCTGGCGGTTATAGTCAAGCCGAAGCTAACAAAAAACTAGCATGTAATCATGGATTAATCGCTAGTTTCTCACGAGCTCTATCCCAAGGGTTAACTGCTCAGCAAACTGAAGAAGAATTCAACGCAATGTTATCAAACTCAATCAAGAAAATCTATGAAGCATCAATCAAATAA
- a CDS encoding glycosylase, with amino-acid sequence MTGFKTRLKSGGNTYKELFKRYRNNPILTAKSWPYAANTVFNPAVTMFNGKVLLLARVEDRRGFSHLTKAISDDGVSNWQIDTSPTLESDPKNYPEEEWGIEDPRITHLEELKKWAVTYTSYSNAGPLVSLALTEDFTNFERIGPVMAPEDKDAALFPKRFNGKWLMIHRPISTNKGPYAHIWISGSDDLKYWGGHEILIKARRGGWWDANKIGLCTQPLETPEGWLILYHGVRQTASGALYRLGLALLDLETPSKVLRRSDEWVFGPHESYERNGDVQDVVFPCGWILDNSTGKIKMYYGGADTCIALATASLSDLIEYIKRCPEPKQEDY; translated from the coding sequence ATGACTGGATTTAAAACTAGACTTAAAAGCGGCGGTAATACCTATAAAGAACTTTTTAAAAGGTATAGAAACAATCCTATTCTAACGGCCAAATCCTGGCCCTACGCTGCTAATACTGTCTTTAATCCTGCTGTTACTATGTTTAACGGTAAAGTATTGTTACTTGCAAGGGTTGAAGATAGACGAGGATTTTCTCACCTTACAAAAGCTATAAGTGACGATGGAGTAAGCAATTGGCAGATAGATACGTCACCAACCCTTGAATCAGATCCCAAAAACTACCCTGAGGAAGAATGGGGAATTGAAGATCCAAGAATTACACATTTAGAAGAATTAAAAAAGTGGGCAGTTACTTATACCTCATACTCCAATGCGGGACCATTAGTATCTCTGGCACTTACAGAAGATTTTACAAACTTTGAAAGAATAGGACCGGTTATGGCGCCAGAGGATAAGGATGCAGCTTTATTTCCAAAACGCTTCAATGGAAAATGGCTCATGATCCACAGGCCTATCTCTACCAATAAAGGACCCTATGCACATATATGGATTTCTGGTTCAGATGATCTTAAGTATTGGGGAGGTCATGAAATACTTATTAAGGCAAGAAGAGGCGGCTGGTGGGATGCAAATAAAATCGGACTATGTACACAACCACTAGAGACACCAGAAGGATGGCTGATTTTATATCATGGAGTAAGGCAGACTGCTTCAGGAGCATTGTATCGTTTAGGGCTAGCATTATTGGATTTAGAAACTCCATCAAAAGTACTTAGAAGAAGTGACGAATGGGTATTTGGTCCTCATGAGAGCTATGAAAGAAATGGCGATGTACAAGACGTAGTTTTCCCCTGCGGATGGATACTAGATAATTCTACAGGGAAAATTAAAATGTATTATGGAGGGGCAGATACCTGTATAGCTCTGGCAACAGCTTCATTAAGTGATTTAATTGAATATATAAAAAGATGCCCAGAACCTAAGCAGGAAGATTATTAA
- a CDS encoding nucleotidyltransferase family protein, whose product MKALFLAGGKGTRLKPLTDKLPKPMVPIMTKPLLERDITALKKCGIDEIVLSVCYKPQHIKEYFQDGDRFGVKMHYVKEDVPLGTGGAIKNTEKFYDDTFLIFNSDILSDIDFKDMIKYHKSKKADVTIAVTTVRNPSAYGVIDYDENNYAKSFIEKPSPNEITSNYINAGIYIFEPKVLKEIPDGRVVSIERGIFPLLLKKGYKIAIYNKLSYWMDVGTPKKYFEAHRDILTGKCKIPELNLEKSCLYRGKNVKLHSNVKIIEPAYIGDNVEIGANTVIGPNAVIGNNCCIGTGSNIIGSILWDNVNIGSGSKLYHSIMSSNCIMDGDSDYYNTIYTPGYTELMAI is encoded by the coding sequence ATGAAAGCATTATTTCTTGCAGGGGGTAAGGGAACAAGATTAAAACCTCTTACAGACAAATTACCAAAACCTATGGTTCCCATAATGACAAAACCACTTTTAGAAAGAGATATTACAGCACTTAAGAAGTGTGGCATAGATGAAATTGTATTAAGTGTATGTTATAAACCACAACATATCAAGGAATATTTCCAGGATGGAGATAGGTTTGGTGTTAAAATGCACTATGTAAAAGAAGATGTTCCACTGGGGACAGGAGGAGCTATAAAGAATACCGAAAAATTTTATGATGATACATTTTTGATATTTAATTCTGATATTTTAAGTGACATAGATTTTAAAGATATGATTAAATATCACAAAAGTAAAAAGGCAGATGTTACTATTGCCGTAACTACAGTAAGAAATCCATCAGCCTATGGAGTAATAGACTATGATGAAAACAATTATGCTAAATCCTTTATAGAGAAGCCTTCTCCTAATGAGATTACATCAAATTATATAAATGCAGGAATATATATATTTGAGCCCAAGGTATTAAAGGAAATACCTGATGGGAGAGTTGTATCTATCGAAAGGGGAATATTCCCATTATTACTGAAAAAGGGATATAAGATAGCTATTTATAATAAATTATCCTATTGGATGGATGTGGGTACTCCTAAAAAATATTTTGAAGCACACAGAGATATTCTTACTGGAAAATGTAAAATACCAGAATTAAATTTAGAAAAATCCTGCTTATATAGAGGTAAAAATGTAAAGCTTCATAGTAATGTAAAAATTATAGAACCAGCTTATATTGGAGATAATGTAGAAATTGGAGCTAATACAGTTATAGGACCAAATGCAGTAATAGGAAACAATTGCTGCATTGGTACGGGAAGTAACATAATAGGGAGTATATTGTGGGACAATGTAAACATAGGCAGCGGATCAAAATTATATCACAGCATAATGTCATCAAATTGTATTATGGATGGCGACAGCGATTACTATAATACCATATATACTCCAGGTTATACTGAGCTTATGGCAATATAA
- a CDS encoding glycosyltransferase family 4 protein, translating to MVLNRMRNIAFLSTYPPRECGIATFTQDLVRELDKIKLLQKPKIIALSNDDYKYDNDSVKMEINQCTREDYIKAAKAINNSSIELLVIEHEYGIFGGECGEYLLDFVDNLNIPFVTTLHTVLPKPSFKQREILNIIGKKSKKIITMSKNTVYVLENIYDIDKNKIEVINHGVPFRIMPARENLKDKYGLKDKNIISTFGLIGPSKGLEYGIEAVAEVVKKHKDIVYLILGQTHPCIKREKGEEYRERLEELVENLGIKDNVCFINKYLTKDEIINYLQISDIYMTPYLGKDQAVSGTLAYAAGYGRVIVSTPYSYAKEMLSEGRGMLGEFKNAYSLAKCINYILENPDKKRDMEHKTLKVGKTMMWESVAKQYAKLFITVIEDHKKEGSLVV from the coding sequence ATGGTATTGAACAGAATGAGAAACATAGCATTTTTAAGCACCTATCCACCAAGAGAATGTGGAATAGCTACTTTTACTCAAGATTTAGTAAGAGAACTTGATAAGATAAAACTTCTACAAAAACCAAAGATAATAGCTCTTAGTAATGATGATTATAAATATGATAATGATAGCGTAAAAATGGAAATAAATCAGTGCACTAGAGAAGACTATATTAAGGCTGCAAAAGCTATAAATAATTCAAGTATAGAACTACTGGTAATTGAACATGAATACGGTATATTTGGCGGAGAATGCGGAGAATATCTATTAGATTTTGTGGATAATTTAAATATCCCCTTTGTAACTACGCTGCATACGGTATTGCCTAAACCATCTTTTAAACAGAGAGAAATTCTAAATATAATTGGCAAAAAAAGCAAGAAAATTATAACTATGTCAAAAAACACAGTATATGTGCTTGAAAACATATATGATATAGATAAGAATAAGATAGAAGTTATAAATCATGGAGTCCCTTTTAGGATTATGCCAGCTAGAGAAAATTTGAAAGATAAGTATGGATTAAAAGATAAAAATATAATCAGTACTTTTGGTCTTATAGGTCCAAGTAAGGGACTAGAATATGGTATAGAAGCTGTAGCAGAAGTAGTAAAGAAACATAAAGATATAGTTTACTTAATTCTAGGTCAGACTCATCCTTGTATAAAAAGAGAAAAAGGCGAGGAGTATAGAGAAAGACTTGAAGAGTTAGTAGAGAACTTAGGGATAAAGGACAACGTTTGCTTTATAAACAAATATCTTACTAAGGATGAAATAATAAACTATTTACAGATTTCTGATATATATATGACACCTTATCTTGGAAAAGATCAGGCAGTAAGTGGTACTCTTGCCTATGCGGCAGGCTATGGAAGAGTTATTGTATCCACTCCTTACAGCTATGCTAAAGAGATGCTGTCAGAAGGAAGAGGAATGCTTGGAGAATTTAAGAACGCCTATTCTCTTGCAAAATGTATAAATTATATACTGGAAAATCCTGATAAAAAAAGAGATATGGAACATAAAACCTTAAAAGTAGGAAAGACAATGATGTGGGAAAGTGTAGCTAAGCAATATGCAAAATTATTCATAACAGTTATAGAGGATCATAAGAAAGAAGGAAGTTTAGTAGTATGA
- a CDS encoding ABC transporter permease produces the protein MQIIAALWFRNLKIFARNRVQLVFTIIMPFFFLYVFSAIFKNDNISNPVNYMLAGIVITTVFQTALTIATSTIEDIVSGFMKEVLVSPVKRIQIAAGQLLSAATIATLQGIIILFIGYFIGLKFTSLITPFAVIGVMAVVGLVFSGLGLFLAALVKNSQTFQIVITAITMPLTFLCGAYIPLSLLPKILQYVAYLNPMTYTTAFFRTIILEKTSLTTDQLISEQLAFKIGNFVITPSISMVIVIIFGLIFLLLSTFVFSRVDFSRINRSKSKESDIWS, from the coding sequence ATGCAAATTATAGCAGCTTTATGGTTTAGAAATCTTAAAATTTTTGCACGCAATCGCGTTCAGCTTGTTTTCACGATTATCATGCCGTTTTTCTTTTTATATGTGTTCAGTGCAATATTTAAAAACGACAATATTTCCAACCCGGTAAACTATATGCTTGCCGGTATTGTTATAACAACCGTCTTTCAAACTGCACTTACCATTGCCACCAGTACAATTGAAGATATTGTTTCGGGTTTTATGAAGGAAGTGCTGGTAAGCCCAGTTAAGCGAATTCAGATTGCTGCAGGTCAGCTCTTGTCTGCAGCAACAATAGCAACCTTACAGGGCATTATAATTTTATTCATTGGTTATTTCATAGGTTTAAAATTCACATCCCTGATTACGCCATTTGCGGTAATTGGTGTGATGGCTGTGGTTGGGCTTGTGTTTTCCGGCCTGGGATTATTTTTAGCTGCGCTGGTGAAGAATTCCCAAACATTCCAAATTGTCATAACGGCTATTACAATGCCATTGACATTTCTTTGCGGTGCATATATCCCGCTTTCGCTGTTGCCAAAAATATTGCAATATGTTGCTTATCTCAATCCAATGACATATACAACAGCGTTTTTTAGGACCATCATACTGGAAAAGACGTCTTTAACAACCGATCAGTTGATCTCGGAACAACTTGCTTTTAAAATTGGAAATTTTGTAATTACTCCATCTATCAGCATGGTGATTGTAATTATTTTCGGACTCATATTTTTACTGTTGTCAACATTCGTTTTCTCAAGAGTGGATTTTTCAAGAATTAATCGCTCCAAAAGCAAAGAATCAGATATATGGAGTTAG
- a CDS encoding ABC transporter ATP-binding protein, translated as MKNIIEVRNFVKKYGNFTAVDNVSFEVEEGSIFAFLGPNGAGKSTTINTLCTIFDKTSGTLMIDGKDVSNDKDAVRSVIGVVFQEPTLDNKMTIFENLNMHCYFYGIPKSEIVERIDFALDIVDLRDRKKAMVSSLSGGMKRRVEIARSLLHYPKVLFLDEPTTGLDPQTRAHIWDYIVKLQKEKNITIFLTTHYMDEAEICSKVAIMDAGKIVAIDTPYHLKQQYTKDKAYITTGDEQGLESLLNKLGFIYKKKDGYYSIEVRSLPELMEILSAQKPAITDLEIKKGTLNDVFLKITGKDIRE; from the coding sequence GTGAAGAATATAATTGAAGTTCGGAATTTTGTAAAGAAATATGGTAATTTTACAGCAGTGGACAATGTTTCATTTGAGGTAGAGGAGGGCAGCATTTTTGCTTTTTTAGGTCCAAATGGAGCGGGTAAAAGCACCACCATCAATACCCTCTGCACTATATTCGATAAGACTAGTGGCACCCTGATGATTGATGGAAAAGACGTTTCCAATGACAAGGATGCCGTTAGAAGTGTTATTGGAGTTGTTTTTCAGGAACCAACACTTGATAATAAAATGACCATTTTTGAAAATCTAAATATGCATTGTTATTTTTATGGAATCCCTAAAAGTGAAATCGTGGAACGTATTGACTTTGCTCTAGATATAGTGGATTTACGGGATCGGAAAAAAGCCATGGTAAGTAGTCTGTCCGGAGGGATGAAACGACGTGTGGAAATAGCCAGATCGCTCTTGCATTACCCCAAGGTATTGTTTTTGGATGAGCCAACCACAGGACTTGACCCTCAAACAAGGGCACATATCTGGGATTATATTGTGAAGCTCCAAAAGGAAAAAAATATTACTATTTTTCTAACAACGCATTATATGGACGAGGCTGAGATTTGCAGCAAAGTCGCTATTATGGATGCCGGTAAAATTGTTGCAATAGACACGCCATATCATTTGAAACAGCAATACACAAAAGATAAAGCATATATCACAACAGGTGATGAGCAAGGGTTGGAATCACTGCTTAATAAGTTAGGGTTTATTTACAAGAAAAAAGATGGTTATTATTCTATTGAAGTTCGAAGTTTGCCGGAATTGATGGAGATATTGAGTGCCCAGAAACCGGCGATTACAGATTTGGAAATTAAAAAAGGTACATTGAACGATGTGTTTTTAAAAATCACAGGAAAAGATATAAGGGAGTGA
- a CDS encoding aldo/keto reductase has protein sequence MQFTVRKSAMGALADVVKQGKALYVGVSNYSPKDTKKASDILKNMGVKLLVHQPKYSMFWREPEEGLLKVLEEEGIGSVAFCPLAQGLLTDKYIHGIPDDSRAANSNIRHLNSNDIKPELIEKIVALNEVAKDRGQSLAQLALAWVIREGGVTSAIIGASRKEQIIDNVNMLKNKKLTSDELARIDGILSK, from the coding sequence ATGCAATTCACTGTCCGTAAGTCAGCCATGGGAGCACTTGCTGATGTAGTAAAACAAGGAAAGGCTCTTTATGTTGGTGTTTCAAATTATAGTCCGAAAGATACAAAGAAAGCATCGGATATTTTAAAGAATATGGGAGTGAAATTATTGGTGCATCAGCCAAAATATTCAATGTTTTGGAGAGAACCAGAAGAGGGATTACTTAAGGTATTAGAAGAAGAAGGTATTGGATCGGTTGCTTTTTGTCCATTGGCACAGGGACTATTAACCGATAAATATATTCATGGTATTCCAGATGATTCTAGAGCGGCTAATTCAAATATAAGACATTTAAATAGCAATGATATAAAGCCAGAATTAATTGAAAAAATAGTTGCTTTAAATGAGGTAGCAAAAGATCGAGGTCAAAGTCTTGCACAGTTAGCCCTTGCTTGGGTCATTAGAGAAGGTGGGGTTACTTCTGCAATTATAGGAGCAAGTCGTAAAGAACAAATTATTGATAATGTAAATATGTTAAAAAATAAAAAATTAACTTCTGATGAATTAGCACGAATAGATGGAATATTAAGTAAATAA
- a CDS encoding IS4 family transposase, which yields MLNNQEYITAELGKMLYEILPISSKKLKNLVYIVLGILLSKSVIISEISEKLKDYYTEANEESKIKRIYRFFSSSTIKSDYLYYNFIDEIMINYIKRSTTNKLVVIFDHTTLEDKFLILKFSLKVGKRAVPLWYKIFEYNEKDNKNFKHIKQGIEEIKDLISSYNYEVVLLADRGFKSIDLFKFINKIGWKYCIRCTNDMLVNIEGKEKIKYLRDIKTLKKGVKKFNGILLSAEKYRCNLAVCKAEEAADTWYIVTNLDSKNAVNEYKKRFIIEEMFRDLKSSGFNMEDTWTNSLIYFENLYLCLCIAYTWMIILGADCSKNKKSKIIGATKKIRNKIVRIYSLFSSGLTWFNRCYDSNRKKYALKFNLILYDI from the coding sequence ATGCTTAACAATCAAGAATATATTACCGCAGAATTAGGAAAAATGCTATATGAGATTTTACCCATATCATCCAAGAAACTAAAAAATTTAGTATATATTGTTTTGGGAATATTGTTATCAAAATCAGTTATAATCTCAGAAATATCAGAAAAGCTAAAGGATTACTATACAGAAGCCAATGAAGAAAGTAAAATAAAAAGAATTTATAGATTTTTTTCAAGTTCAACAATAAAGTCAGACTACCTATATTATAATTTTATCGATGAAATTATGATAAATTATATAAAAAGAAGTACCACTAATAAACTGGTTGTAATATTTGACCATACAACACTGGAAGATAAATTTTTAATACTTAAATTTTCGCTGAAAGTGGGAAAAAGAGCAGTTCCACTATGGTATAAAATATTTGAATATAATGAAAAAGATAATAAAAATTTCAAACATATAAAACAGGGAATAGAAGAGATTAAGGATCTTATAAGTTCATATAATTATGAAGTTGTATTGCTGGCAGATAGAGGTTTTAAGAGTATAGATTTATTTAAGTTTATAAATAAAATAGGATGGAAATATTGTATAAGATGTACCAATGATATGCTTGTAAATATAGAAGGGAAAGAAAAAATAAAATACCTTAGAGATATAAAAACTCTAAAAAAAGGCGTAAAAAAGTTTAATGGAATTTTACTAAGTGCTGAAAAATATAGATGCAATTTAGCAGTTTGTAAGGCAGAAGAAGCAGCGGATACCTGGTATATAGTAACCAATCTTGATAGTAAGAATGCTGTTAATGAATATAAGAAAAGATTTATTATAGAAGAAATGTTTAGAGATTTAAAATCCAGTGGCTTCAATATGGAAGATACATGGACAAACAGTCTTATATATTTTGAAAACTTATATTTATGCTTATGTATAGCATATACATGGATGATAATATTAGGAGCAGATTGTTCTAAGAATAAGAAGAGTAAGATAATAGGCGCAACTAAAAAGATAAGAAATAAAATAGTTAGAATATACAGCTTATTCAGCAGTGGATTGACATGGTTTAACAGATGTTATGATTCTAATAGAAAAAAATATGCCTTAAAATTTAATTTGATACTTTATGACATCTAA
- a CDS encoding DUF2325 domain-containing protein, which yields MGIMIVGGDNIKMINCHLCSKGFCVIKHISGRKNNHKCVDIPQNAELVIVLIDFVNHKLCEHIKKESKKLGIKTIYSKRAWSSIENLLLTI from the coding sequence ATGGGAATTATGATTGTCGGAGGAGATAATATTAAAATGATAAATTGCCATTTATGCAGCAAAGGTTTTTGTGTTATAAAGCATATAAGCGGAAGAAAAAATAATCATAAATGTGTTGATATACCTCAAAATGCTGAACTTGTAATAGTTCTTATTGATTTTGTGAATCATAAATTATGTGAGCACATAAAAAAAGAATCAAAGAAGCTTGGCATAAAGACAATATATTCAAAAAGAGCATGGTCCTCCATTGAAAATTTATTATTGACTATTTAA
- a CDS encoding epoxyqueuosine reductase encodes METIEQMIQKKAYELGYEKCGIIPISLMKGYAEKFEERMQKVPESRPFYQGLQRLVNPLEVYPWAKSVVVLTVSYGKYKIPEEVKGHIAKAYLFDVRVDTNTKEYQNNRALEKYMQELGLKVETNQKFGVVGMRWAAMQAGIGIIRRNNFLYTESGSWVHLEAWVTDREMELKETNNVPQCPKGCNRCMASCPTKSLSDPYTMLPTACVSFLTTFGGRNLHQEPLSKTFGGCIYGCDICQDACPMNRGKWKGEEEFPGLAELAPELTPENILNMEEDFYREKVQPKFFYLSPEELWKWKVDVLNYMRNNYMESYKSLIINACNNENEKICEMANSICNELCLQGRQNSI; translated from the coding sequence ATGGAAACAATTGAACAAATGATTCAAAAAAAAGCTTACGAACTGGGCTATGAAAAATGTGGTATTATTCCAATTAGTTTGATGAAAGGTTATGCTGAAAAATTTGAAGAGCGCATGCAAAAAGTTCCGGAGTCCAGACCATTTTATCAAGGACTGCAGCGCTTAGTTAATCCGCTGGAGGTGTATCCATGGGCAAAATCCGTGGTAGTACTTACAGTATCATACGGAAAATACAAGATTCCAGAAGAGGTAAAGGGACACATTGCTAAGGCGTATTTATTTGATGTACGTGTGGATACAAATACGAAAGAATATCAAAATAATCGTGCATTAGAAAAATACATGCAGGAACTTGGTTTAAAGGTAGAAACCAATCAGAAATTTGGAGTAGTAGGAATGCGTTGGGCAGCTATGCAGGCTGGAATCGGGATTATTCGCAGAAATAATTTTTTGTACACCGAGTCTGGTTCATGGGTTCATCTTGAAGCCTGGGTTACTGACCGAGAAATGGAGTTAAAAGAAACAAATAATGTTCCTCAGTGTCCTAAGGGATGCAATCGTTGTATGGCATCCTGTCCAACAAAATCTCTTTCTGATCCATATACCATGCTGCCAACTGCCTGCGTTTCTTTCCTGACAACCTTTGGTGGGCGTAATCTGCATCAAGAACCATTAAGTAAAACCTTCGGAGGCTGCATTTATGGATGCGATATTTGTCAAGATGCGTGTCCTATGAACAGGGGAAAGTGGAAGGGTGAGGAAGAATTTCCCGGCCTTGCAGAATTGGCTCCTGAATTAACTCCTGAAAATATTTTGAATATGGAGGAAGATTTTTATCGCGAGAAAGTTCAGCCAAAATTTTTCTATTTATCACCAGAGGAACTTTGGAAATGGAAGGTAGATGTATTGAATTATATGCGTAATAACTATATGGAAAGTTATAAGTCGCTTATTATAAATGCATGTAATAACGAAAATGAAAAAATATGTGAAATGGCGAACTCAATTTGCAATGAACTTTGCTTACAAGGAAGGCAGAACTCTATATGA